From the Cytophagales bacterium genome, the window AGGCTCTGTACCTATGAAAGCTGGCGCCCGGATGCTTGTATGGGGGTGTGGCAAAATATACGGAACTGTTGGTGGAGGTGCTTTTGAAAAAGCTGTTATTAATCAGGCAAAAGAAGTTAAGTACCATCAATGCCCACAATTGTATCAACATCATTTGACTAAAGATCATGATATGTATTGCGGAGGAACGGTAACCGTTTATGTAGAGCCAATTCCGATACCTTATCAATTATATATATTTGGCGCGGGACATATAAGCAAGGCGCTTTGTGCTCATGCCATACAACTTGATTTTGAGATCACGGTGATAGATGACCGTAAAAACATATTCAATGACTGGAAATTTCCCAATGTTCACTTCATCAATAAAAACCCTGCCGAAACTATACCCGACTTAACGTGGGATAAACGGACTATGGTGTTGATCATAACTTATAGTCATCTGCTGGACGGACAGATCCTGGCACAAGCCATTAAACTACCTGTGTGTTATACAGGCATGATTGGCAGTAAGCGAAAAGCAGCTATCATACGTAAACTTTTTTTACAAAATTCAGCTAGCGCTGAAGAACTTGACAAAGTGGATTTGCCTGTCGGTATAAACATCGATGCAGTTACGCCACAGGAACTGGCAATCAGCATCATTGCCCGATTGATCCAGGTGAAAAACAAGGAAAAGCATTTTATGAAAAATGGAAAATGGGAGATGGAAAATGGAAGGGACCTTGCCGGGATAAAAAAAACTATTCGGGGCATTTAGCATTCAGCCCTTTGAACTGTGATGAAAGTCTTGGAAAAAATTTAGAACTATGAAAAATAATTCC encodes:
- a CDS encoding XdhC family protein; amino-acid sequence: MYWDNFIKRLFRYLTMVYLLTSIHRGIISNTLMMKKLFDQIQTLIAKREEAALCTVVKTKGSVPMKAGARMLVWGCGKIYGTVGGGAFEKAVINQAKEVKYHQCPQLYQHHLTKDHDMYCGGTVTVYVEPIPIPYQLYIFGAGHISKALCAHAIQLDFEITVIDDRKNIFNDWKFPNVHFINKNPAETIPDLTWDKRTMVLIITYSHLLDGQILAQAIKLPVCYTGMIGSKRKAAIIRKLFLQNSASAEELDKVDLPVGINIDAVTPQELAISIIARLIQVKNKEKHFMKNGKWEMENGRDLAGIKKTIRGI